The sequence below is a genomic window from Mercenaria mercenaria strain notata unplaced genomic scaffold, MADL_Memer_1 contig_3451, whole genome shotgun sequence.
aatgcaactatatataacatcatgatatattatagacgatgtgtgcgcagtatgtgattaaagtccattttagaacaatatgggactgggaTTATAAGCATTCAGTGGgacgagcgcaagccaaaaaccaaaaattcACAAAGCTGGAAACCCTGGCCGTCCTATCGTTTCAGCCAATGGACACCCTACAGAACGAATCTCAGAATTCATTGATATGCATCTCAGACCACATGTAAGTAGCCTACCGTCCTACGTGCAAGACACCACTGACTATTTGAGAAAAATTGATTCCCAGTAGGTATCTATCGACACTTTACTGGTCTCAATGGATGTCACGTCATTGTACACAAACATACCGCATGAGGACGGTATTGCTGCATGTAAAGAAGTATGGAACAACAGAAGTGTTAAGATCCCTCCTACTGAAATACTAGTGGAATTGTTCACGCTGGTTCTTAAATGCAACAATTTTGTGTTCAATGACAAGCATTACCTTCAAATTCAAGGTACAGCGATGGGAACAAAAATGGCACCTTCATACGCAAACATATTCATAGGCCGTCTTGAGATGCAATTACTCTCGACGGTCACATTGAAGCCGCATCTATGGTTACGCTTTATAGACGATGTGGATATGCAATGGACACATGGCCGAGAATCTCTTCAAACATTCCTTGACCATGCAAACAACTTTCACCCATCTATAAAGTTTACCAGTGAGGTTTCAAATGAAAGACACGTGTTTCTTGACACAGTATCAAAGCTTAAAGATAACAAAATTGTTGTTGACCTGTATTCAAAACCTACCGACACCCACCAGTATCTTCTCACCACAAGCTGTCATCCTAAACACTGTTGCCAAAACATTCCCTATAGTCAGGCACTGCGAATCCGCCGTATATGCTCAGACACAGAAACGTATCAAGAAAGAACAGAGGAGCTATCAAAACACCTCCTAAAAAGAGGCTATTCCTCAGACTGCGTTCTCGCTGCTACCGAAAAAGCACTTGCATTCTCAAGGGAAGAACTGCTAcaatacaaacacaaaacaaCTGAATCAAGCAAACGCACACCTTTTGTGGTCACGTACCATCCAAATCTGCCAAACATACGTGCAACTGTAGACAGACACTGGCCTACAATTGAGTCATCACAGCGGCTCAGTCGTATGTTCCCTGAGAAACCCCTCATCGCATACAGAAGGCCTAAAAGTCTGCGAGACATTCTAGTTCGGGCCAAAGTCAAGTCGGCTTCAGACACAACCAGTTCAGGCCAGTCAGATCCTTGTGGTGCCCCAAGATGCCAAACATGCACTTCTATGCCTAGCACCAGTACATTCCTTTCCTCCAATGGAAGCAAATCTGCAGTTAAAGGAGTGGCTAATTGCAAAACAGAAAATGCCATATACCTTATGACATGCAGGAAGTGCAACAAAAAATATGTCGGGGAAACAAAACAGACGCTAGCAAAGCGAATGAATCTCCACAGATCTGACTGGAAAACACGCAAATTCAATCGGTCGCCGGTAGCTGAACATTTTAACATGGAGGGTCACACCTTTATGGATATCCTACTATGTTGCATTGAATTCaatgacagatggacggataagCAAAGAAAGGAAAGAGAAACCTACTGGATCCACCGTCTCAACACCTTACAACCTATAGGCATCAATAAGGGAGACTAGATTAGCCTGCTGAAGCATTATTTTCCCCACTAAGATTAAAAACACAGACACTAGTAGTTCATTTTAGCAGATATTAAATCACTTTAGGCAAtcggacatagtttttaattaacatcgaccacaacatagattttctttttcccacaccctataacgtgatagcgcgacaccaccagataacatgacaccagatcggataacgcgacactctgcggagtttgttgtcaattagaagtaaatattttcaattttttctttacacaatgtgaatcaatgaaaagcagactcttaccagatttcgaggatagaaagaggcatctaaaggaatgttttctgaattgaaaagaccaccaaataatcatacagatggctaatccacggccagattttcattgttttggatattgaaccgaggattttttctcatttctgaagcaacaagcttggcattaccctcaatagaaagccaaacattctctctctttgtctgccaaatatcccggcgaaatctccattactttcgaaaatacgaggtgttaaagtcggatgggtagaccaaaaatgttctgtctgacaccacataattcccagggaaggttcttactgacaccaacttttgaagattagatgttctgtctgacaccagcatttgatcatacttttttttgcctttatttcgctcggtttgcagtattttatcgaatttacgcatgttttcgggtataacgggtcgttaaattcatttttctaataagggtttaggttatagtgtagaaattcaccgtaattcggtcgaaaatgtgtcttcgtggtgttgttgaaagtagtatacataaaaaaatacttacttttttttatttttggcacttttacg
It includes:
- the LOC128553072 gene encoding uncharacterized protein LOC128553072, with translation MDVTSLYTNIPHEDGIAACKEVWNNRSVKIPPTEILVELFTLVLKCNNFVFNDKHYLQIQGTAMGTKMAPSYANIFIGRLEMQLLSTVTLKPHLWLRFIDDVDMQWTHGRESLQTFLDHANNFHPSIKFTSEVSNERHVFLDTVSKLKDNKIVVDLYSKPTDTHQYLLTTSCHPKHCCQNIPYSQALRIRRICSDTETYQERTEELSKHLLKRGYSSDCVLAATEKALAFSREELLQYKHKTTESSKRTPFVVTYHPNLPNIRATVDRHWPTIESSQRLSRMFPEKPLIAYRRPKSLRDILVRAKVKSASDTTSSGQSDPCGAPRCQTCTSMPSTSTFLSSNGSKSAVKGVANCKTENAIYLMTCRKCNKKYVGETKQTLAKRMNLHRSDWKTRKFNRSPVAEHFNMEGHTFMDILLCCIEFNDRWTDKQRKERETYWIHRLNTLQPIGINKGD